CTTTTCATGGTATTTAAGCACTGTTCTGTCAATTTAACGTCAAATGATTTGATGAATGAAAGAGGTAACATTGTgtccacagataaaaaattagtCGGGTTCGGAATAAGCACATGTATATTGAGTtaaaatgtgatattattttgttacttaGATGTAAGTCATTCGCGACGTTAGCTGCGTTTAGATTCATTTGATTCTCATGTTACgaaattttgttgtaaatattattatctgtattttgtattgatgTTAAGTTAAATACAGTAGTATATGCAATGGAGATCTTTATTTCGTTATATACCCTCAACATTTGAAACAGTCAAAAAGTTTTTGTAATAACGCCTTagtgtatatatagatatcgATAACTTTTGAGAGATTTAACAACTGTTTCAACCAACTTGAAACATTATATGGTATACAATATCATATAGATGGAACGCAACATTAAGTCGTTATAAATTCAGCATTAGAAGTTTAGCTGTAGTAGGCGGTAAAATTCGGGAAGGGAGTAGATagggttattaaataaaacaatataatgatgattcaactatatttttatttcttatttggcTTTCatcttcttaattttaattttatttatgttctttattgcacaaataaacttcaaacaaaaaaacataagatGCAACGGCggattttttttgcaatcaGTGACAAAACGATAATGTTACAGTTACAAAGCCGGCATGACAGTGTAAAGTGTGTAGTAGGAACATAAGACATCGCATCTTAGCATGAGAGactatacaaaaatgtttctaaaaacataagtaaatcaaatgtgttaaaaaaaaaaagaatggaAATAAGTAGGTTTGCAAATAAAGATTCTTTAGCACAGTTGTAGACTAGCGTTTGTGCTTGTCTAATGCTAGTGAGTAAATCCAGAGTTGCAGTAATTGATCTTTACTTtagaatacaattaatttcgTGATTAATATAATCAAGATATTAATTCGACAGACTGTATCCACTACGTTAGTTTTTCTAATAGGACAattgttcataattttatatataatatggaaGGCCAAAGATTTATACCTACTCTAAACTACACaggatattaaaacaatatttgaacTCGATTAAGTCGACATTTTGCATTGACTGTAAGTTCAAATTCATATGGAAGCATTCAGTAAAATGCGCACAAGGcgttataaaaagaaatcattcataaatcagatttaaaaaaactagtcgcgcgtcccggcttcgcctgggGTGAGccggaataaaaataaaataaaacacagctTAGGACACTCAAAAGTAACGTGGCTTTCTAATGGTATTTTGGTTGTTAAATCTCTTGGGACCTATTATACGAGATTATGATCTTATTTATCcgatattatactataaagtTTTCTAGAGAGATTAGTATGgatgaatattgtttttaaataacacacactcacaaaataatgtttatcattacattataaattaaaaaataaaaacctacgttagagatataaaattatcctgGAGGCTGGATACAGATAAAATGAGCATTTAGATTGCTATCACAGCGATGTTCACTAACGATATAAAACTATGGCAAAATAGAAGTCGGTAGTACTGGTAACATTACACTTAGAGAGATCGACTTTACATATCTTTAACAAACAACATAACAATTATGTTAATGGTAACACTATTAAAAATTCGCTATTATACGTACATATCATCTTAATAAACTGGCAgaacaatgttaaaaattagaGAGCATACAATAAAGAGAGCTACtttctatacaaaaaaatataaatactaagcCATTCGCCTAACGATTTGAACCAAACAAATACTTCTTGGGTGTCTTATATTGGATCTTTAAAGGAAACAAGtaatgttatatgtttttgCTAATggatacttataatttttattcacctCACTCAGCATTTCCATAGTCTCCCCCAAATTATTAGATTACACAGCATCTTCAGGACTATAACAGTACTCCTATacattaaagttaaataaaaatataaattaaagttgaatttaattgatttataataatagctaACGAAATTTCAGTAACAGTGACCAATCTCGACGTAGACTGGCCAAGTGTGCGGGAAATATTAAGCATCTTGTACAAACACATATATTGCTTTctgaaaacattatataaaataataaataaaatataaaaaccaaCAGATTGAAGAGAGAATCAATTAAGTTGAATCTTCTTGCTCTTATAGATCATAGAGTAtatttaaggaaataaattattttattccttgTATCCTAATCAGGACAATAAGATgaacttatgaaattattgtattgtcaccgatccttgctAAGTGTACaaggtttgaattaaatttgtccaTTAAAAGGATCAAAATCGAGTCGTAAGGAGTCGgctacaaacatacaggtgaagctaatacaTGCGAGTTAGAAATGTTTTAGGTTTTCGATTTATTAGCACCTTAGTCATTGCCTAGCGTGTTTGGAATGATCATCATCGCAAAAggtatataaatgatataatagaCGATTGTTGACACACCTGCACATTTGAGCAGTACTTTGACACAGGAAATATGTCACCAAATGGACACAGATCGTTCTTCAAGATTGGTCACCGCACCCAAAATTCTTAGGAAACCCACCACGAAATGTCCCATAAAGTCCACCTTACCCAACATTCTCAGGCACATACGACAGTCTCACACCACACAATTTCTCAGACCACCACCGCCGAATCCCACTATCATTCCGATCAGTTCCCGTCAGTCCCCAGCACAGTAGTCACGTACTCCAGCACGCGAGGGTCGTGGAGTATCTTTAAGTGTTCCGCCTTCAGCAGTGGCAGGGTTTTGACGGGTTTGCCATTGAGATTGGTTTTGAGGGAGTTGTTGCGCCGCTTGGCCCAGTGGGTGCAAGCGGAGAGGGAGCGGAGGTTGACGGTGCCGTCCCCGTCCCCTGTGAGCAGGGTGGGATACCCGTCCAGCCAGGTGCCCGGCTTGTATACTAGActggaattattatatttatataaatacacctGATGACTTCATACTTAAAGCTTAACCAGCTGCGAATAAGTCGCCTGTCAATTAAGTTTACATTGACCTTATACAATAAAGCAATTGATGTAAGAATTGATACAaatctataccaatataataaagctgaaaagtttgtttgtttgtttgattgaacgcgacgaaaatatttttgaacttGTACAAACGTTTCTTATCTTTCAGAAAAACCTACGGGGTAATAAATGAGTCCAATATAATTTCCTAAAACATAGAAAAGAAAACCGACGTGACATAGTAGCAtcctgctgtgtttcgtttggcgagtgggggagccggaggcccatatccttttacttacccttcccagtcctatGTTTTAAttctctcgtcaatcctttcttaatccctttcaaATAGGaaatcggcaatccatttgtagaggcgtaaaatctgcaattgaccttacgcctctccaaacgttcatgggcggtggtaacttaccatcaggcgacccaccaccTCCATTTCCGACGATGACCTAAAAAAAAGCTAGGTAAAGCACGAACCGCTCCACGGTGGAGATGTTGTACCCGTAGACGCAGTGCAGCTCGACGCCGGGCGCGGAGAAGTCGCGCGCGAACCGCTCCGTGTCCTTGTGCATCTCCCACGCGCTCGGCAGGTCCATGTCCCTGGACACATTCACATGTAGCGTACTAGTGGTCcaccccgacttcgcccgtggtataaaCAGGTCTTTTTTTGGGGAAGCCATGCTTGTTGCATGCCAATGCCAAGCTGTTTATGTatcgcgctccatcttagactacatctaccAGCAGACGAGATAGTAggcaagcgcttccctatcacacaTAAAAAAGGATACTCATGGATCCCGTACTTATCCAAGGGAGGATCGCTTTCAGAATATTAGTGCAGTAtggaatatttgtattaatactactcgaaaaacaataaaatgtcacCAGCCGTTCACCAAAAGACAGGGAAATGTAGTCGTTTTGagtttatcaataataaataaattattaaacaatcaaATGTCCTCTGTTCAatcctattattttatagtacgtAAGTAGAGTTAGTGGGACTTAGTAAGAGCTAGAATGAGTTATAGGAAATAAGAGTAAGAGAACATAAGGTTATAGGAAATAAGACTCACAGGAACAGCTTCTGCAGGTCGTTTATCGTATAATTAAACTTGTCCGTCTGGACCAGCACCTCGGAGGGCTTCCAGAAGTTGGGCGAGGGCAGCAGCCACGCGAGCGACGGACACGTTATCTGCTCCGTTCGCATCGTGCTCTCGCGCAGCATCAGCGAGCCCAGGTCGTCGCCTGGAAGGCAGCTACGTTAGAAAGATCAAGCATGCAGCATGTACATGGTGGCAAAAGATACATGGTAGTGTTTCAATCTGGAGTAGTATTCTTCGTGGTATGTATAGCTTTgtgcattaatgaatatataaagaaatatgttttaaagaaaaccACTTAATACAAGAAAAAAGGTGGGTTACCTTTAGACGTCGCTTATTTTTAAGTGgtgaaatttacataatataaccgTTACTAACTATGTATCTCTAGCAGCTTCGTATGTGTCTCTATATATAATCCTATATATACTTCCTTCCAACTgatattaatactaatattataaatgcgaaagtttgtaaggatgtgtgtatgttattctttcacgcaaaaagtactgaaccgattgcaataaaatttggtacgtagatagctggacaactggaatgttacataggcaactttttatcccgatattcctacataTATACAGACTTAGCGGGTGagaccacggggcgcagctagtaattagattatactattttaactagatttttaattacaaaatcaatACTTTAAACGGATGACAGAATGTACACGAATATATAGTATgtcacatataattataaacatacattgcTTTCGTTTCCATTGCATTGAAAGCATTTATAGGTCTTGCGTATGCGCATAAAACACCTATGTGTGCGCATACGCAATCATAACATGATAAAGCAATGTCATTGTTTACGAACACTCAGACACATTGGTTTTCCTTTTCAATGGATCAACGATTAGCCATCCATTGATTTGTTAGAAGGAAAATGTCGGCCATGATGaagcaatatataatttcataggAATTAGACTGCAAAATATAAGGATGTATATGTGGTATTTTGCTCAGTTCTTTTCTAactagaattattatttattatgcgtTAATTAAGAATATGGGTGTTCGTGACGAGtcgtttatgaaataaaatatttgtaaggcTACCTCccatattcttattataatagtattctATTGTACCGAAGGTTGTCTGAAAGAAATCGCtctaagcgataagaccgcccatTGTACTTAGATGTAAGCTTTTACCACTTTatctcttttctttttctcgactgttaaataagtgaaataaagaataaataagacTTAtggaaatatgtaaaatatatccggattagatatattttcttcGATTGGGGACCGAGACCGTCAAAAGCAAAGTGGAACAGACAATGACGTATTATAACGACGCaggtaattaaaacattaaaaagcgCGAGGGCGggtcattattataataaatattgtagcCAACAATGTAATCGCTATTAATTGAGTCCATCTTCCTACGTCAATTTATAGGGTCAGGGTCGTGTTTTATCAAAAACGCGTGAATTAGATTAGCGTTAATTGGATAGTAAACAAATGCTTTATTAATCCGAATCTATTAAGGGAGAAATATTCGCGAAAATAAGATGTAAGTCGATAAAAGACTGAAGAAGGATTTCATAAAGGACCATTTTAGTACGAAATTCAAATAAGAAGGAGCAGACCGTATTTCGCTCTAGAATTTgcttagataataaatacataaataaataatgtaggtaGACGCAACTGATACGCTAATTTCATCGAAAAATTCGATTtaacgtattatatttaaatgaaaattaatctaGGCTAGATTTTATGTGAGAAGACTCATGACACtaagggttccgtacaaataatgaccaacagaaatacatcatctcagaaaattttaattgtcttACTAACACGGTTCATGAAATGTAGAGAGACAGACGGATGGTTCCCGTTTTACCGTTACGTTACGTAACCCTAATAACTAACTttctatatgttatatataatatacgacGCTGTATCTTATGACaatacgatatttatttattattcagtgaaaaataatgtcgttatgaaataaacataaacataactatataaaaagaaaccttTTGACTCTCAGTAACATTGCGTAATTGCCGCCTTAGTAACAAATTACACGCACTCTAGGTTACGTATTCTTAAGACTcgacctattttttttttcgcataatatttagttctacataattattgaatgttgtttaaaaaatattgtctttgGCTGTGGTTCTTTGGCTGTGGGCCTCTAAAGCCCACATTGTGGTTGATTGCTTTTCTCTATGATAGTTCAGTCAGTtagtcatcagcccatatatgttcccactgctaaGAAACAGGCCTTTGCCTGACCCTCACCAGGCCACAATCCACCaggctggccaagtgcgggttggcagatgtcacatatcgtcgaacatttgattcttggacacgccggtttcctcacgatgctttccttcaccgttttaagcagtggtgatgtgcagataaattgaaaaatagtcGCCTAGTCCAGAACCCcgatttatcgattttaaaatccgacgttctcaccactgagccaccactgcatttCATGATAGTTCTCTCTCAATTCTGACAACTAACTCTCTATGTACTAAACAATCCCAATAGGTAAACCTTTCATTACAAGTATTATACAAATCTTctcttgaaataaaaaattgcttataataCACTTCTCATAATGCATTCGAAATAAatgattcattaattaattatctaatgaTAATGCATTTCAATAGTGATATTCTTACAATCTTTAGGGCCGGTTTAACTACTTGCTGATAATGGCACTGATAGCCTATTAAACACTTagacatttaatttcatacattatttgtaaattgtgttttaagaGTAAAGCTAGCCAGAACATATTAGATGTCAATTTACAATAGCTAAACCAGGCCACAATAAATGTCTTCAGAACTTACCAATGGCAAATACTTTCAATGCTTTCATAGCGCCTCCCCAGGGTGTGGACAGCGACAACATTCTCCGAATGTACTGGTCTTTCCAGGCCTGGGTCTGCAATCGCAGGAAGTGGAGTGCCATCGCTCCCCCCATACTGTGAGTTAACAGCGTCACAGATGATTTATTGTTCATGGTGTATGTCTCTTCCACCAGGGTTTTTAACTTGACAAAGAATTCCGCATTTTCATctaaagtgaaaataaaatgtatgtatttcaaaGGAAATTACTTGCATATTGAAACAACAATAATAGTGAATAATCATTGTACATATTAGATAAAAATGACTTAtagaatacattaaataaatatctcagTTTTTTTGTGGTGTGCATTCATGCTCTGTTGAACTTCACTTTGTTCGGTGAATGTTTACTTGAATATTCACctgtatacataaaacaatgattttttgtttagacAAACAGTGTATCACACATAATTCTTATTTGGGCAATATTAACAGAAcaattttacacaataaaatctGAATAGGTACTGAAAATGTGAGAAAACTAAGCCATAGAATgtaagtttttctttaaaatctatatatatattatggaacaaaaatatgttcaataaGAGAAAGGAGTAAAAACTTACTTGGTGCTTTTCTGAAATCATATGGGGCTCCTCTCAATGAGACATTTCTCACATAGCCGATTTTTACAAGCGCATCAcctatagtattaaaatatgccCCAGTGGAATCATGTGAGGGATCTAACCACTCGACAGGTTCAGGGTTACCCCATCCAGGCACCCTTATGTCTACCCCAGGTGGATTCTTTGTTGTCCTCGTCACATTATCGTAATCTAATCTCAAATTATCCACCCAGCAATCAATCACAAATGGTACCAAAAGTTCCAAATTTaaccaaatattaaaataatcattggaTGTCTTCGCACAGATATAATGGacaacatttgttttattcaatttagcTTCCAACTGGCTGCCTCCATCGCCAGgtactgaaaaaaatattaaaatggtatAAGAAGCATCTTATATTATGAACGCCAGCAAaagctaaaaataaactacagtAAACAACCAAGTAGTAAGaaacatattatcatattctAGACTGTTCAAGATGCATTGCTTGggtgataataaaatatacttactcAAAATGACTGGTGATAGCCCAAAAGATTTCTGtgtcaataaacaaaatactgtaactatgaaataaaataaatatga
The Zerene cesonia ecotype Mississippi chromosome 1, Zerene_cesonia_1.1, whole genome shotgun sequence DNA segment above includes these coding regions:
- the LOC119839726 gene encoding phospholipase A2 group XV-like produces the protein MRRSYLFYFIVTVFCLLTQKSFGLSPVILIPGDGGSQLEAKLNKTNVVHYICAKTSNDYFNIWLNLELLVPFVIDCWVDNLRLDYDNVTRTTKNPPGVDIRVPGWGNPEPVEWLDPSHDSTGAYFNTIGDALVKIGYVRNVSLRGAPYDFRKAPNENAEFFVKLKTLVEETYTMNNKSSVTLLTHSMGGAMALHFLRLQTQAWKDQYIRRMLSLSTPWGGAMKALKVFAIGDDLGSLMLRESTMRTEQITCPSLAWLLPSPNFWKPSEVLVQTDKFNYTINDLQKLFLDMDLPSAWEMHKDTERFARDFSAPGVELHCVYGYNISTVERLVYKPGTWLDGYPTLLTGDGDGTVNLRSLSACTHWAKRRNNSLKTNLNGKPVKTLPLLKAEHLKILHDPRVLEYVTTVLGTDGN